The proteins below are encoded in one region of Rhizobium sp. 9140:
- a CDS encoding winged helix-turn-helix domain-containing protein, translating to MTRATSLFLTEAELAERIGVKTELLKDALSALSKSGFPEPDPLFGGRRYWPACEAFLDRRYGLTSSSAPAAIGLDGDEKWN from the coding sequence ATGACGAGAGCCACCAGCCTGTTCCTCACCGAGGCGGAGCTCGCCGAGCGCATCGGTGTCAAGACTGAGCTGCTGAAGGATGCCCTTTCCGCGCTGTCGAAATCTGGCTTCCCCGAGCCGGACCCGCTCTTCGGCGGCCGAAGGTATTGGCCTGCCTGCGAAGCATTCCTTGATCGGCGATATGGACTCACCTCATCGTCGGCACCGGCCGCTATTGGCCTTGATGGAGATGAAAAATGGAATTGA
- a CDS encoding FAD binding domain-containing protein, with translation MNRFDFIRPASLAEAVTAAAVPGSFYLAGGTNLLDLMKIGVTRPERVIDISRLPGLDRIEWLPEGGVRIGALVRNADLAYDSRFAATYPAIAEALLSGASAQLRNAATVGGNLLQRTRCAYFQDTASACNRREPGSGCDALKGENRLHAVLGWTEQCIATHPSDVCVPLAALGAVVEIQGVEGRKDITIANLHSLPDATSAQESVLEPGDLISGLRLPPEAAAFSGNARYVKLRERASYAFAVVSAAAMLDMDGDTIRAARLALGAVAAKPWRAHAAEAALVGQRATREAFEKAATAALADARPSGDNAFKITLAHRILVRALTLAHEGTPKVMPALPASPFPEQHIPAPKGDLHVA, from the coding sequence ATGAACCGCTTCGATTTCATCCGCCCGGCAAGCCTCGCCGAGGCTGTGACGGCCGCAGCCGTCCCGGGATCTTTCTATCTCGCCGGCGGCACCAACCTGCTCGACCTGATGAAGATCGGCGTGACCCGTCCGGAACGCGTGATCGATATCAGCCGGCTTCCAGGCCTTGATCGTATCGAGTGGCTGCCGGAGGGCGGCGTGCGCATCGGCGCGCTCGTGCGCAATGCGGACCTTGCCTACGACAGCCGCTTTGCCGCCACCTATCCCGCCATCGCGGAAGCCCTGTTGTCTGGCGCCTCCGCACAGCTGCGCAACGCCGCAACCGTCGGCGGAAACCTTCTTCAGCGAACGCGCTGCGCCTACTTCCAGGATACCGCCAGCGCCTGCAACCGGCGCGAACCCGGCTCCGGTTGCGACGCGCTGAAGGGTGAAAACCGCCTCCATGCCGTTCTCGGCTGGACGGAACAATGCATCGCCACGCACCCCTCGGATGTCTGCGTGCCCTTGGCAGCCCTCGGTGCCGTGGTCGAGATCCAAGGTGTCGAGGGACGCAAGGACATCACGATCGCGAACCTCCACAGCCTTCCCGATGCCACCAGCGCACAGGAGTCGGTTCTTGAACCGGGCGACCTCATCAGCGGCCTGCGCCTGCCGCCCGAGGCCGCTGCCTTTTCTGGAAATGCCCGTTACGTGAAGCTGCGCGAGCGCGCATCCTATGCCTTCGCGGTGGTGTCCGCCGCCGCCATGCTCGACATGGACGGCGACACGATCCGCGCGGCAAGGCTTGCGCTCGGCGCCGTCGCCGCCAAGCCCTGGCGTGCGCATGCGGCGGAGGCAGCGCTCGTCGGGCAACGCGCAACGCGCGAAGCCTTCGAGAAGGCAGCGACCGCAGCCCTCGCGGACGCACGACCCTCCGGCGACAACGCGTTCAAGATCACGCTCGCCCACCGCATCCTCGTCCGTGCGCTGACGCTCGCTCACGAGGGCACGCCGAAGGTCATGCCCGCCCTCCCCGCCTCGCCGTTCCCGGAACAGCACATCCCCGCACCGAAGGGAGATCTTCATGTCGCCTGA
- a CDS encoding (2Fe-2S)-binding protein, protein MPFSISLTVNGQPNSIALDDPRVTLLDLLRERLHLTGTKKGCDRGQCGACTVLLDGRRINACLTLAASLDGSTVTTIEGLAEGTELHPVQAAFIACDGLQCGYCTPGQIMSAVGLLSEGHAGDDPERVRELMSGNLCRCGAYQGITQAVLEAGHVLSQKTGIPDAGIPDTGVQESGRNAA, encoded by the coding sequence ATGCCTTTCTCCATCAGCCTCACCGTTAATGGTCAGCCGAACAGCATTGCGCTCGATGATCCGCGCGTCACGCTGCTCGACCTCCTGCGTGAGCGACTTCACCTCACCGGCACCAAGAAGGGCTGCGACCGCGGCCAGTGCGGCGCCTGTACCGTTCTCCTCGACGGTCGGCGCATCAATGCCTGTCTGACGCTAGCCGCCAGCCTCGACGGCAGCACGGTCACCACCATCGAAGGCCTTGCCGAAGGCACGGAACTGCACCCTGTACAGGCGGCCTTCATCGCCTGCGACGGCCTGCAATGCGGCTACTGCACGCCCGGCCAGATCATGAGCGCGGTCGGCCTCCTGTCGGAAGGCCATGCCGGCGACGACCCGGAACGCGTGCGCGAACTGATGAGCGGCAATCTCTGTCGATGCGGTGCCTATCAGGGCATCACCCAGGCCGTGCTGGAGGCGGGCCACGTCCTTTCGCAGAAAACCGGGATACCAGACGCCGGGATACCAGACACCGGGGTACAGGAAAGCGGGAGGAATGCCGCATGA
- a CDS encoding AGE family epimerase/isomerase, whose product MAVSALSASLDHWLTEQALPLWRAKGFNDPDGGFVETIDLTGEPTRAHLRARVQPRQTYCFAEAGLRGWTGDWQGASAGGLAFFDRVFLQPSGFYGALADADGTLLDPSFDIYNQAFALLAFAYMARAFPERLAEMAQRSAALKAKLEDWCKHPVAGFEEDNPPRLPLCSNPHMHLFEACLASEEVEGFDQVGWTNLADEIASLCMDRFIDPQTGALREFFDHDWAPMPGDLGRVVEPGHQFEWAWLLLRWGERRGDAGAIVKARRLFEIGEAHGICATRKVAIMQLNDDFSVRDPLARLWPQTEWLKAAIRLAALSEGEARERYLGSAERAIAALNLFLDVPVKGLWRDKLPESGVFIEEAAPASTFYHILCAIYEVKDCLARMPK is encoded by the coding sequence ATGGCCGTTTCCGCGCTTTCCGCCTCCCTCGACCATTGGCTGACCGAACAGGCCCTGCCGCTCTGGCGGGCAAAGGGGTTCAACGATCCCGATGGCGGCTTCGTCGAGACGATAGATCTGACCGGTGAGCCGACGCGCGCCCATCTGCGCGCCCGCGTGCAGCCGCGCCAGACCTATTGTTTTGCCGAGGCGGGCCTGCGCGGCTGGACCGGCGACTGGCAGGGGGCAAGCGCCGGCGGTCTCGCCTTTTTCGACCGGGTCTTCCTGCAGCCGAGCGGTTTTTACGGCGCGCTGGCCGATGCAGACGGCACGCTGCTCGACCCGTCGTTCGACATCTACAACCAGGCCTTCGCCCTGTTGGCCTTCGCCTATATGGCGCGCGCCTTTCCCGAACGCCTGGCCGAGATGGCGCAGCGCAGCGCGGCGCTGAAGGCAAAGCTGGAAGACTGGTGCAAGCACCCGGTGGCGGGCTTCGAGGAGGACAACCCGCCGCGCCTGCCGCTCTGCTCCAATCCGCATATGCATCTGTTCGAGGCCTGCCTTGCCAGCGAAGAGGTCGAGGGTTTCGATCAGGTCGGCTGGACCAATCTGGCCGACGAGATCGCTTCGCTCTGCATGGACCGCTTCATCGATCCGCAGACCGGCGCGCTTCGCGAGTTCTTCGACCATGACTGGGCACCCATGCCCGGCGATCTCGGCCGGGTGGTGGAGCCGGGGCACCAGTTCGAATGGGCCTGGCTGCTGCTGCGCTGGGGCGAGCGCCGGGGCGATGCGGGCGCCATTGTCAAGGCGCGCCGGCTGTTCGAGATCGGCGAGGCGCATGGCATCTGCGCAACGCGCAAGGTCGCCATCATGCAGCTCAACGACGATTTCTCGGTGCGCGATCCGCTGGCGCGGCTCTGGCCGCAGACCGAGTGGCTGAAGGCGGCGATCCGGCTGGCGGCGCTGAGCGAGGGCGAGGCGAGAGAGCGCTATCTCGGCTCCGCCGAACGGGCGATTGCAGCCCTGAACCTGTTTCTGGATGTCCCCGTGAAGGGCCTGTGGCGCGACAAGCTGCCGGAAAGCGGCGTCTTCATCGAGGAGGCTGCGCCCGCCAGCACCTTCTACCACATTCTCTGCGCCATCTACGAGGTGAAGGACTGCCTTGCGCGCATGCCGAAGTAA
- the paoA gene encoding aldehyde dehydrogenase iron-sulfur subunit PaoA: protein MEQKMLNQGDLDLSRRDLLMASAATVAVSGVASKARAQAQVPAGTKVTGMPAGETSSVSFKVNGQDQTLSVDNRTTLLDALREHLHLTGTKKGCDHGQCGACTVMVDGRRINSCLSLAIMHEGDEVVTIEGLGEPGNLHPMQAAFVKHDGYQCGYCTPGQICSSVAVLEEIKAGMPSHVTGDLTAKVEFSLEEVRERMSGNLCRCGAYSNIVDAIADVAGRPA, encoded by the coding sequence ATGGAGCAGAAAATGCTAAATCAGGGCGACCTTGATCTATCCCGGAGGGATCTTCTGATGGCCTCAGCGGCGACCGTCGCGGTGAGCGGCGTCGCCTCAAAGGCTCGGGCACAGGCACAAGTGCCTGCCGGCACAAAGGTTACCGGCATGCCGGCCGGGGAGACCTCCAGCGTCTCCTTCAAGGTCAACGGGCAGGACCAGACATTGTCGGTCGACAACCGCACGACGCTTCTCGATGCGCTGCGGGAGCATCTGCACCTGACCGGCACCAAGAAGGGCTGCGATCACGGCCAGTGCGGCGCCTGCACGGTGATGGTGGACGGACGGCGGATCAATTCCTGCCTGTCGCTCGCCATCATGCATGAGGGCGATGAGGTCGTGACGATCGAGGGCCTCGGCGAGCCCGGTAACCTTCATCCCATGCAGGCGGCTTTCGTCAAGCATGACGGCTACCAGTGCGGCTATTGCACGCCCGGGCAGATCTGTTCCTCCGTGGCGGTGCTCGAGGAAATCAAGGCGGGCATGCCGAGCCACGTGACCGGCGATCTGACAGCCAAGGTCGAATTCAGCCTGGAAGAGGTCCGCGAGCGGATGAGCGGAAACCTCTGTCGATGCGGGGCCTACTCCAACATCGTCGACGCCATTGCGGACGTTGCGGGGAGGCCGGCATGA
- a CDS encoding DMT family transporter has translation MPVSQSSLRGVVIAFIAYAVFAFSDASVKLIDGAIPAYQVAFAGAVFGLVILPLIKAREDSWLDIVRTSNRTLWLLRFACGAIGSIASIITFTKLPMAEAFCLLFLLPSFVTILSVIFLKEDVRWQRWTAVIVGFIGVLIVLRPGFRELSVGHLAGAIGGLSAAIAIVILRGMGPTEKRMSLYGAGLLGVLVVSGLLMLSNIAMPTPMQWVFIASYGILGSAGNALLMTAARMAPANLVAPPQYSQMIWAILFGYFIFDDTIDLPMAGGIALIIFSGLLTLMRERKRGTPLPSAVVSPDAQASLATAEPEPDIRG, from the coding sequence ATGCCCGTCTCCCAGTCTTCCCTTCGCGGTGTCGTCATCGCGTTCATCGCCTATGCCGTGTTCGCATTCAGCGATGCTTCGGTGAAACTCATCGACGGCGCCATTCCCGCCTATCAGGTCGCCTTCGCCGGCGCGGTCTTCGGGCTGGTCATCCTGCCTCTGATCAAGGCGAGGGAGGACTCCTGGCTCGATATCGTTCGAACCTCCAACCGTACGCTCTGGCTGCTGCGCTTTGCCTGCGGAGCCATTGGCTCCATTGCGTCCATCATTACCTTCACCAAGCTGCCGATGGCGGAGGCCTTCTGTCTCCTGTTCCTGCTGCCGTCCTTCGTCACGATCCTTTCCGTCATCTTTCTGAAAGAGGACGTACGCTGGCAACGCTGGACGGCCGTCATCGTCGGCTTTATCGGTGTGCTTATCGTGTTGCGGCCAGGATTTCGCGAGCTGTCGGTGGGGCATCTTGCGGGTGCCATCGGCGGGCTGAGTGCCGCCATCGCCATCGTCATCCTGCGCGGCATGGGGCCGACGGAAAAACGGATGTCGCTCTATGGCGCAGGCCTTCTCGGCGTTCTCGTCGTCAGCGGTCTTCTGATGCTGTCGAACATTGCGATGCCGACGCCGATGCAGTGGGTCTTCATCGCCAGCTACGGTATTCTCGGCTCGGCCGGCAATGCGCTGCTGATGACGGCGGCGCGGATGGCACCGGCGAACCTCGTGGCGCCGCCGCAATACAGCCAGATGATCTGGGCGATCCTTTTCGGCTATTTCATCTTCGATGACACGATCGACCTGCCGATGGCGGGCGGCATCGCGCTCATCATCTTTTCCGGCCTGCTGACATTGATGCGCGAGCGCAAACGCGGCACGCCGCTGCCCTCGGCCGTCGTGTCACCCGATGCACAGGCCTCGCTCGCCACGGCCGAGCCGGAGCCGGATATACGGGGCTGA
- a CDS encoding TetR/AcrR family transcriptional regulator, with translation MDQQNTKASRKPRADSVRNRERLLEAATAIFRLGGAQASLEAVAREAGVGIGTLYRHFPTREALFDAVYRHEVDILADLARELSTEDDPVAALKSWLQANVRLVATKKGMIEGLQLAVVGSSELKAYSYERMVGAIGLLLERAAVAGMIRDDVSPDELLRTLLGIFYSHGPADWQPTALRMVDVFVDGLRKR, from the coding sequence ATGGACCAGCAAAATACAAAAGCAAGCCGCAAGCCGCGAGCAGACTCGGTTCGCAACCGGGAACGTTTGCTGGAGGCGGCCACTGCCATCTTCCGGCTCGGCGGGGCACAGGCAAGCCTCGAGGCCGTGGCACGGGAAGCCGGCGTCGGTATCGGCACCCTCTATCGTCATTTCCCGACGCGCGAGGCGCTGTTCGATGCCGTCTACCGGCATGAAGTGGACATTCTCGCTGATCTCGCCCGGGAGCTTTCGACGGAGGACGACCCGGTCGCAGCGCTCAAATCCTGGCTTCAGGCCAATGTCCGCCTTGTCGCGACCAAGAAGGGGATGATCGAGGGCCTGCAACTGGCCGTCGTCGGTTCTTCCGAGCTCAAGGCCTATTCCTACGAGCGCATGGTCGGCGCCATCGGTCTTCTGCTCGAACGGGCTGCCGTGGCGGGCATGATCCGGGACGACGTGTCGCCGGACGAACTCTTGCGGACTCTGCTCGGGATCTTCTACAGCCACGGCCCGGCGGACTGGCAGCCGACGGCACTTCGGATGGTCGATGTGTTCGTCGATGGGTTGCGGAAACGCTGA
- a CDS encoding site-specific integrase, producing the protein MELKAPGLKVRPRADGTTAHYWVASAVAKNTEGYPLKTVRVHGTDDEVATRCRVLTAELKEWLTKRGKGTRPTYDGTLRSLIRLYQQTAESSYFEVKSNTRSMYDESLRLLETSVGARRLENVTGIDIRRWHSKFKEPAADGKTERHRRAYKAIQLLRIVIGFGVVMNIAECFRLKTVMEEMRFHVPRGRTAAISFEQTKAICELAISKGRLSIALAQALQFELTLRQIDVIGRWEDAEEVGTGGIVYRGQRWRDGLLWSDIDDKGVLVKTTSKTGKVAEHDTMQYPFLRAIMDLVPIGQRFGPVVKSETTGLPYQQRYFIKMWRTLADACGVPKDVWNRDSRAGGITEGGDAGADIEMLRHHANHDNIATTQRYNRKTLEKTSNVAQLRVAHRNLKNGQKT; encoded by the coding sequence ATGGAATTGAAAGCCCCGGGCCTGAAGGTCCGGCCACGAGCAGACGGCACGACTGCCCATTATTGGGTCGCCTCGGCCGTTGCGAAGAACACAGAAGGCTACCCTCTCAAGACCGTGCGCGTTCATGGTACCGACGATGAGGTTGCCACGCGGTGCCGCGTGCTGACGGCAGAGTTGAAGGAATGGCTTACGAAGCGCGGGAAGGGCACCCGGCCGACCTATGACGGCACTCTGCGCTCGCTGATCCGGCTCTACCAGCAGACGGCCGAGAGTTCGTACTTCGAGGTGAAGAGCAACACCCGCAGCATGTATGACGAAAGCCTTCGCCTCCTCGAGACTTCGGTCGGCGCGCGTAGGCTCGAAAACGTGACCGGCATCGATATCCGCCGCTGGCATTCGAAGTTTAAGGAGCCGGCCGCCGATGGGAAGACCGAGCGCCATCGCCGTGCCTACAAGGCGATCCAGCTCCTGCGCATCGTGATCGGCTTCGGCGTGGTCATGAACATCGCCGAGTGCTTCCGGCTTAAGACGGTCATGGAGGAAATGCGTTTCCATGTTCCGCGTGGGCGCACCGCGGCAATCTCGTTCGAGCAGACGAAAGCGATCTGCGAGCTGGCGATCTCAAAGGGCCGGCTCTCGATCGCGCTCGCCCAGGCGCTGCAGTTCGAGCTCACTCTGCGCCAGATCGATGTCATCGGCCGTTGGGAAGACGCTGAGGAAGTCGGGACCGGCGGTATCGTCTATCGAGGTCAGAGATGGCGCGACGGCCTGCTGTGGTCGGACATCGACGACAAGGGCGTGCTCGTGAAGACCACCAGCAAGACCGGCAAGGTGGCCGAGCACGACACCATGCAGTATCCCTTCCTCCGCGCCATCATGGATCTTGTTCCGATCGGCCAGCGGTTCGGCCCGGTCGTGAAGTCCGAGACGACGGGCCTCCCATACCAGCAGCGCTATTTCATCAAGATGTGGCGGACGCTTGCTGATGCATGCGGAGTCCCGAAAGACGTCTGGAACCGGGACAGCCGGGCAGGGGGAATCACCGAGGGCGGCGACGCGGGCGCAGATATCGAGATGCTACGCCACCATGCGAACCACGATAATATTGCAACAACGCAGCGCTATAATCGCAAAACGCTCGAAAAAACATCGAACGTTGCGCAGCTCCGTGTCGCTCACCGCAATCTCAAGAACGGACAGAAAACATAG
- a CDS encoding ROK family protein: protein MFIGIDWGGTKMEVVALDEAGTLRARERVPTPASYDACLDAVRSLVLSAEAGSGASGSVGIGIPGSPNPRTGLVRNSNAVILNGRPLGRDLEALLGRPVRIANDANCLAVSEAVDGAGAGAETVFGIIIGTGHGGGLAIGRKVHAGFQGVAAEVGHYPLPWMRADEYPGHTCWCGKTGCLEKYACGTGVELDYRLTTGRERLARDIISDMRGGDAVARGVYERFADRLARSLALLTNVVDPDVFVLGGGMSNVDEIYDDLPGLVAQYIFGDSFETPIRKAVHGDSSGVRGAAWLWKE, encoded by the coding sequence ATGTTTATCGGGATCGACTGGGGCGGCACCAAGATGGAGGTGGTGGCGCTGGACGAGGCGGGCACGCTGCGGGCGCGCGAGCGCGTGCCGACGCCGGCGTCCTATGACGCCTGTCTCGATGCGGTGCGGTCGCTGGTGCTGTCGGCGGAAGCGGGGTCGGGCGCTTCGGGCAGCGTCGGCATCGGCATTCCCGGCAGTCCTAACCCGCGCACGGGCCTCGTGCGCAATTCCAATGCCGTCATTCTCAACGGTCGTCCGCTCGGCCGGGATCTCGAAGCGCTGCTCGGTCGCCCCGTCCGGATCGCCAACGATGCCAACTGCCTTGCCGTCTCCGAGGCGGTCGACGGGGCGGGGGCGGGGGCCGAGACGGTGTTCGGCATCATTATCGGCACGGGCCATGGCGGCGGTCTGGCGATCGGGCGCAAGGTGCATGCCGGCTTTCAGGGCGTTGCCGCCGAAGTCGGCCATTATCCGCTGCCCTGGATGCGGGCGGACGAATATCCCGGCCACACCTGCTGGTGCGGCAAGACGGGCTGCCTCGAAAAATACGCCTGCGGCACGGGCGTCGAGCTCGACTACCGCCTGACCACCGGGCGCGAGCGGCTGGCGCGCGACATCATCTCCGACATGCGCGGCGGCGATGCGGTCGCCCGCGGCGTCTACGAGCGCTTCGCCGATCGTCTGGCCCGCAGCCTCGCGCTTCTGACCAATGTCGTCGATCCCGATGTGTTCGTGCTCGGCGGCGGCATGTCGAATGTCGATGAAATCTACGACGACCTGCCGGGCCTCGTCGCGCAGTATATTTTTGGCGATTCGTTCGAAACGCCGATCCGCAAGGCCGTCCATGGCGACAGTTCGGGCGTGCGCGGCGCCGCATGGCTCTGGAAGGAATAG
- a CDS encoding heme-degrading domain-containing protein, with product MTVSLETDIARVAYQEKTLTFARFDADVAWALGLRLRDMAAAGNLGVVIDVSLFSMPLFYAALEGTSPDNANWVRRKRNCVARFFRSSYATGLSLARDGRSLQDKFGLSDADFAAHGGSFPITVTGAGCIGAVTVSGLPQRQDHAMVVEALALHLGHDLASLRLDV from the coding sequence ATGACCGTTTCTCTCGAGACCGATATCGCCCGCGTCGCCTATCAGGAAAAAACGCTGACCTTCGCGCGCTTCGACGCCGATGTCGCCTGGGCGCTCGGCCTGCGGCTGCGCGACATGGCGGCAGCCGGCAATCTTGGCGTCGTCATCGATGTTAGCCTGTTTTCCATGCCGCTGTTCTACGCGGCGCTGGAGGGCACCTCGCCCGACAATGCCAACTGGGTGCGCCGCAAGCGCAACTGCGTTGCCCGCTTCTTCCGCAGCAGCTATGCGACCGGGCTTTCGCTCGCCCGCGACGGGCGCAGCCTGCAGGACAAGTTCGGCCTGTCGGATGCGGATTTCGCGGCCCATGGCGGCAGCTTTCCCATCACGGTCACGGGTGCCGGCTGCATCGGCGCCGTCACCGTGTCCGGCCTGCCGCAGCGGCAGGACCATGCGATGGTGGTCGAGGCGCTGGCCTTGCATCTCGGCCATGACCTCGCCAGCCTCCGTCTCGATGTCTGA
- a CDS encoding xanthine dehydrogenase family protein molybdopterin-binding subunit encodes MSPEKQPATSRYGSSAGQPLTRRDGILKVTGGATYAADNHPEGLLYAVMAVSRIARGHVRSMNVDAAKAHSGVVEVLTPANRPPLFHDPNEKMPPFGFRVEVLQDDSVRYVNQPIALVIAETLEAATEGAALLDPQYNTEPVRVGRETGIRFDPPAVSIGGPPKTAHGDIEAGFSNAAITVEAEVETPPQYHNAMEPHAVVAEWDGDRVVLDMPNQALALSCASYAAFFGIPVENVTIRSPFLGGGFGSKAILNGPQILAILAARMLNRPVKLALTRAQMYGPVGHRGQTWQKLRIGMKRDGTLTALHHRSLSATSAFDDFLEPAANASLPLYASPAILVEHEGIRLDTGTPGPMRAPGEASGSAALEVAIDEAAEACGMDPLAFRLKNYAETEPATGKPFSSKALRTCYEEGAARFGWSRRPLAAGQMRDENGLLIGWGMGTAVFGCPHFPAEARATLRADGTALVETGAADMGQGAWTALAQIAAEALGLDPDQVEFHSGLSTLPDAGIAGGSGHTASAGLALNQAGGDAIAQLSDLAVNDPTSPLFGAGNIGLTARGGRLYRRDDESRSESYAEILARSGRSDVVGTAKSNRDPTVAADHALYSHGAVFAEVKIDPDLGQIRTTRLVGAFAAGRIINPRLVQSQYLGGMIWGISFALHEEAVTDKRTGRIMNADLAEYHVPVNADVPPLEAILVPEDDIIVNPIGVKGVGEIGITGTVGAIANAVWHATGRRVHKFPIRIEDVLSAR; translated from the coding sequence ATGTCGCCTGAAAAACAGCCCGCCACCAGCCGCTACGGCTCCAGTGCCGGCCAGCCGCTCACCCGCCGCGATGGCATCCTCAAGGTCACCGGCGGCGCGACTTATGCGGCCGACAATCACCCCGAAGGCCTGCTCTATGCCGTCATGGCCGTCAGCCGCATCGCCCGTGGCCATGTCCGCTCGATGAACGTGGATGCCGCCAAGGCGCATTCCGGTGTGGTCGAGGTGCTGACGCCGGCCAATCGTCCGCCGCTGTTCCACGATCCAAACGAGAAGATGCCGCCGTTCGGCTTTCGCGTCGAGGTGCTTCAGGACGATAGCGTCCGCTATGTCAATCAGCCGATCGCGCTGGTGATCGCCGAAACGCTGGAAGCCGCCACCGAAGGCGCGGCCCTCCTCGATCCGCAATACAACACCGAGCCGGTCCGCGTCGGACGGGAAACCGGCATTCGTTTCGACCCTCCGGCTGTCAGCATCGGCGGTCCTCCGAAGACGGCACATGGCGATATCGAGGCAGGTTTCTCGAACGCCGCCATCACCGTGGAAGCCGAGGTAGAGACGCCGCCGCAATACCACAACGCCATGGAGCCGCATGCGGTGGTCGCGGAATGGGACGGCGACCGCGTCGTTCTCGACATGCCGAACCAGGCGCTGGCATTAAGTTGCGCCTCCTATGCCGCCTTCTTCGGCATTCCCGTCGAAAACGTGACCATCCGTTCGCCCTTCCTCGGCGGCGGCTTCGGCTCCAAGGCGATCCTGAACGGGCCGCAGATCCTCGCGATCCTCGCGGCCCGTATGCTGAACCGCCCGGTCAAGCTGGCGCTGACCCGCGCCCAGATGTACGGCCCGGTCGGTCACCGCGGCCAGACCTGGCAGAAGCTTCGGATCGGCATGAAGCGCGACGGCACGCTCACCGCCCTGCATCACCGCTCGCTTTCGGCCACATCAGCCTTCGACGATTTTCTGGAGCCTGCAGCCAACGCATCCCTTCCGCTCTATGCGAGCCCCGCAATCCTCGTCGAGCACGAGGGGATACGGCTCGACACGGGCACGCCCGGCCCCATGCGCGCACCCGGGGAAGCGTCCGGCTCCGCGGCTCTCGAGGTCGCGATCGATGAGGCGGCGGAGGCCTGTGGCATGGACCCACTCGCATTCCGGCTGAAAAACTATGCAGAAACCGAGCCGGCGACGGGAAAGCCCTTCTCGTCCAAGGCGCTGCGGACCTGCTACGAGGAGGGGGCCGCCCGCTTCGGCTGGTCGCGCCGCCCACTTGCGGCAGGACAGATGCGGGATGAAAACGGCTTGCTCATTGGCTGGGGCATGGGCACTGCCGTCTTTGGCTGTCCGCATTTTCCGGCAGAAGCCCGGGCGACGCTGCGCGCCGACGGCACGGCACTGGTGGAAACCGGCGCGGCCGACATGGGCCAAGGCGCCTGGACCGCACTCGCCCAGATCGCAGCCGAAGCTCTGGGCCTCGATCCGGATCAGGTCGAGTTCCATTCGGGCCTCTCGACGCTTCCCGACGCCGGCATCGCCGGCGGATCGGGCCACACCGCCAGCGCCGGTCTCGCCCTCAACCAGGCCGGCGGAGACGCCATCGCGCAACTGTCCGACCTTGCCGTCAACGATCCGACATCACCCCTTTTCGGCGCCGGCAATATCGGCCTTACCGCCCGCGGCGGCCGGCTCTATCGTCGCGACGACGAAAGCCGCAGTGAAAGCTACGCAGAAATCCTCGCCCGCTCCGGAAGAAGCGATGTCGTCGGCACGGCAAAGTCCAACCGCGACCCGACTGTCGCGGCCGACCATGCGCTGTATTCGCACGGCGCTGTCTTTGCCGAGGTAAAGATCGATCCCGATCTCGGACAGATCCGCACCACGCGTCTCGTCGGTGCCTTTGCCGCCGGCCGTATCATCAACCCCCGACTGGTGCAGAGCCAGTATCTCGGCGGCATGATCTGGGGCATCTCCTTTGCTCTCCACGAAGAAGCCGTGACGGATAAGCGGACAGGACGGATCATGAACGCCGACCTCGCCGAATATCATGTCCCGGTGAATGCCGACGTGCCCCCGCTCGAGGCTATCCTCGTTCCCGAGGATGACATCATCGTCAACCCGATCGGCGTCAAAGGCGTCGGAGAAATCGGCATCACCGGAACCGTCGGCGCCATCGCAAACGCCGTCTGGCACGCGACGGGACGCCGCGTTCACAAGTTTCCGATCCGTATCGAAGACGTTTTGTCTGCACGATAA